The proteins below come from a single Miscanthus floridulus cultivar M001 chromosome 1, ASM1932011v1, whole genome shotgun sequence genomic window:
- the LOC136491046 gene encoding acyl transferase 1-like, translated as MVSFKARRMQPELVSPARPTPSETKALSDLDDQWTLRYYETVIAFFRSRHGYTSHRRPDDPAKAIKAALAEALVYYYPIAGRLREAAGGKLVVDCTAQGVVFVEADADVRLEELGKPLLPPYPCVEELLCDAGETRAVIGKPLVLMQVTRLKCGGFVIGFHMCHTIADGFGMVQFFRSVAELTRGEKVPTVLPVWRRELLTRPHKSSSSSPITHSNGSSSDYNSKSDDVMLSTPMDDMVVQYFLFGPREIATLQGHLRGYQLAASSATSFELLTAVMWRCRTIALGYESHQRVRLMVTMNARGKWNQHTLIPWGYYGNAHVSPIAEATAGELCGQPLAHTVELVRRTKLSVTKERMESMVDTIASTRQWPPPMMDRIYEVSDTKWIATNATQFGWAELVGGGIPLAGDLTSKLGSDHMRCKNQDGEYSTIVSMLLPKQAMEKFSSELSVWLMNNKHDEKNLVILSSL; from the exons ATGGTGTCCTTCAAGGCGCGTCGCATGCAGCCGGAGCTGGTGTCACCGGCACGGCCGACGCCATCCGAGACGAAAGCCCTCTCCGACCTGGACGACCAGTGGACGCTGCGATACTACGAGACGGTGATCGCCTTCTTCCGCAGCCGCCATGGCTACACCAGCCACAGACGGCCAGATGATCCAGCCAAGGCCATCAAGGCAGCGCTCGCGGAGGCGCTCGTGTACTACTACCCCATCGCCGGGCGACTCAGGGAGGCCGCCGGTGGGAAGCTGGTGGTGGACTGCACGGCGCAGGGAGTGGTGTTTGTTGAGGCCGATGCGGACGTGCGGCTGGAGGAGCTGGGCAAGCCTCTGCTGCCGCCGTACCCTTGTGTCGAGGAACTGTTGTGCGATGCAGGTGAAACAAGAGCGGTGATTGGCAAGCCATTGGTCCTCATGCAG gtgacgaggctcaaatgtGGCGGATTTGTTATCGGATTCCACATGTGCCATACCATTGCAGATGGATTCGGTATGGTTCAATTCTTTAGAAGCGTTGCTGAACTAACTCGCGGTGAAAAAGTGCCCACAGTTTTGCCCGTATGGAGAAGAGAGCTTCTAACACGACCACACAAGTCGTCATCGTCATCTCCCATCACGCATTCCAATGGCTCATCATCAGATTACAACAGTAAATCTGACGACGTGATGCTGTCAACTCCAATGGACGACATGGTAGTCCAGTACTTCCTCTTCGGGCCGAGGGAGATAGCAACCCTACAAGGCCACCTCAGGGGGTACCAGCTTGCCGCCAGCTCCGCTACGTCCTTCGAGCTGCTAACCGCGGTCATGTGGCGATGCCGCACGATAGCGTTGGGCTACGAGTCCCACCAACGCGTTCGCCTCATGGTCACCATGAACGCGCGCGGCAAGTGGAACCAGCACACGCTCATCCCGTGGGGCTACTACGGGAACGCGCATGTGTCTCCCATAGCGGAGGCCACCGCCGGCGAGCTCTGCGGCCAGCCGCTCGCCCACACGGTTGAGCTCGTGCGCAGGACCAAGCTCAGCGTGACCAAGGAGCGCATGGAGTCGATGGTGGACACGATCGCGTCGACGCGGCAGTGGCCGCCGCCGATGATGGACAGGATCTACGAGGTCTCTGATACCAAGTGGATCGCCACGAATGCGACGCAGTTTGGGTGGGCTGAGCTGGTGGGCGGTGGGATACCACTGGCAGGTGACCTTACTTCGAAGCTGGGAAGCGACCACATGAGATGCAAGAACCAGGATGGTGAGTACTCGACAATTGTGTCCATGCTTTTGCCGAAACAGGCGATGGAGAAGTTTAGCAGTGAGCTGTCTGTTTGGTTGATGAACAACAAGCATGATGAGAAGAACTTGGTTATACTGAGTTCGCTCTAG